ATGCCGATCGCAGACAACAGAAACCCGATTGCGGCGGGGGCTCGCCGTGAAGCTTGCCACCGGCCTTGGTTGTAAAGACGGTCGACCGTGTATCCCGCGATCCAATTCCCAAGAACGCCACACAGCAGCGGCACGGCGGCGTACAGGGCGGTTTGGTCTTTCGTCAACGCAAACGTGTCTCGCATGTAGGGGAAAAACCACGTGACGGTAAAGAAGAACGTGAAATTGTGCGCCACGTATTGAAACATCAAACGTCGCATGTTGGGCGACCGCAGCATCTCGGCAAAACGCACCGGTGGTCCGTCATCACGCGGCGCGGTGCCCCTCGCCGGCACCCTTGAAGCAACAATGTGATCGCGTTCAGAGTCCGAAATCGCAAAGTGGTCTTCAGGGCGATTGCGAAACAGCACGTACCAAACGACCGCCATCACGATCCCGGCAACACCAAAGGCAAAAAACATTCGCTCCCATCCGCCGAGTGTTCCCATCAACCAAACAACGCCCGGCATCGCCAGCGCCGCGCCCAGTCGTCCACCCGAGAAACTGATCGAGTTGGTGATGCCTCGTTCGTTCATCGGCAACCACTGGGAAAACGCCCGGGCAAGCGTCGGATAACCGCCCGACTCGCCCATCCCGAATAAAAATCGCAGCCCAATCATCGCCGGCAACGATCGAACGACCCCCGTCAACGCGGTCAACAGTGACCACATCAAGATCACGACCGTCATCACGATTCGCGGTCCCAATCGATCAGCCAGTTTGCCGCTGGGAACCTGGAACAGTGCATAGCCGAGCGAAAACGCGGCCATCACCCAGCCCATCTGTCGATCGTCGAATCCAAGGTCCATCGCGATGTCACTTTTGGCGGCCGAGATGCAAGCGCGATCGACCCACATCAAGACCGAAACGATGAACGCGCCGATGATTAGAAAGAAACGGATGGGCATTGGATATTGCTGTTTGACGGGGACGCTCAGGGGCGAAAATCAGAAACGATCAAAGCGCTTGCAGAATCTCGTCGGTCATTTCCGACGTCGAAAGACTTCCACCCAAGTCGGGCGTGCGTTTGGAGGCATCGGCTAGGACTCGCGTGATTGCAGCGTGAATCATCTTTGCGCCGACCTTGCAGTTGTCGTCATCAAACCAGTCCAGCATCATCGCGGCCGACAAGTGCATCGCGATCGGATTGGCGATTCCACGACCGGCGATGTCGGGGGCGGATCCGTGTGACGGTTGGAACACGGCCGCCGAATCGCCAATGTCGCCCGATGGCGCCATGCCCATTCCGCCGACCAAACCCGCAGCCAAATCGCTGAGGATGTCACCGAACATATTCTCCGTCACCATCACGTCGAACCGCTTGGGGTCACGGACCAGAAACAATGCCGATGCATCGACGTAAACATGATCGGCTTCGCAATCGGGAAACTCTTGGGCAACCTCGTCGAACACCTTGCGGAAAAAAACCATCGACGACAACACATTCGCCTTGTCGATCAACGACACTTTTTTCATCCCGTCGCGCTGTCGAGCGATTTGGAACGCCAAGCGGCACACCTGTTCGGTGCATTCGCGTGAAATTCGCATCGTGTTGAACGCTTCGTCGGCGTCCGGATCGAGCACCGCATCGCGACCGTAAAACAGTCCTTCGGTACTCTCGCGAACCAACACAAAGTCGATCTCGCCGGCGCCAAAGTTTTTCAGCGGCGTGTCGGCTTCGTTGAACAAACGGATCGGTCGCACGCCGCCATAGAGTTTCAGACGCTCGCGAAGGTCAAGCTGAGGCGCGATCTCTTTCCCGTTGGGGTATCGCACGTTGGGCAGCCCCATCGCTCCCAACAACACCGCGTCCGAAGACTGGCAAGCCGCAAACGTCGAATCGGGCAACGCGTTGCCGTTTCGTTGGTATTCACCAACGCCGACGCTGTGGTGCTGAAAATCGAAGGCCACGCCGGCCAATCGCCGCTCGACCTCTTGAAGCAATCTCACTGATTCGTCACACACTTCAGGGCCGATTCCGTCGCCTCCCAAAACTGCGATCTTGAAAGTTCGTTTGCTCATTGTCCGACCGATTTCCTGGGTTTGAAGTGATGGTCACCCATGCTAACCGATCCCGTCACGGCGTGGTTCGGGCCACAGTGCTAAAACGTTGGCCGCAAGAATCAAACCGCCGCCGATCAACAGAGGCCAACTGAATGTTTCGTTGGCGTATGCGATCCCACAGCTGCCCGCGATCACGGCGGGCAGAAACATTGCCCACGTCGACGCAAAAAATGGCTCGGTCGTGTAGATCACCGCAGCCTGTGTCGCAGACAAAAAGGGTTGGTATTTGTTCATCCAAGCGAACGCCAACAGGGACGGAAACATACCAAGAATCCCAATCAAGCCAAAGAATTGTGGCTGAACGATCAGGTCGACCCAAGACGCCTGGATCGCGGTTTCGGGCCCACGGACGTTCAAACCGGCAAAGGTGATGGCGCCCAAAATCGTTACCGTTGCAAACATGCCCGGCGTAAAGGCGATCGATTCGTAGCGTTTGCCGAAGTAGTCAATCAGAATGATCTGAGCGCTGAAGAAAAGTGCGCCGACAATCGTTACAGAGTCCCCCCAAGACCATCGCTCCATCACGTCCGAGGCAAGCGATACGCCGCCGGGATGAACCCGTACCATTTCGGTC
The sequence above is a segment of the Rubripirellula tenax genome. Coding sequences within it:
- a CDS encoding MFS transporter; translation: MPIRFFLIIGAFIVSVLMWVDRACISAAKSDIAMDLGFDDRQMGWVMAAFSLGYALFQVPSGKLADRLGPRIVMTVVILMWSLLTALTGVVRSLPAMIGLRFLFGMGESGGYPTLARAFSQWLPMNERGITNSISFSGGRLGAALAMPGVVWLMGTLGGWERMFFAFGVAGIVMAVVWYVLFRNRPEDHFAISDSERDHIVASRVPARGTAPRDDGPPVRFAEMLRSPNMRRLMFQYVAHNFTFFFTVTWFFPYMRDTFALTKDQTALYAAVPLLCGVLGNWIAGYTVDRLYNQGRWQASRRAPAAIGFLLSAIGMSACIHMTTPVSAVIAMCVAIFGADMIISPSWSTCMDIGGRSAGAVSGAMNMVGNLGAFCTSLAFPYLYEWTGKHEPFFYIAAALNVAAIFMWFRIQPDRSIIEELRPAVSGETV
- a CDS encoding isocitrate/isopropylmalate dehydrogenase family protein — encoded protein: MSKRTFKIAVLGGDGIGPEVCDESVRLLQEVERRLAGVAFDFQHHSVGVGEYQRNGNALPDSTFAACQSSDAVLLGAMGLPNVRYPNGKEIAPQLDLRERLKLYGGVRPIRLFNEADTPLKNFGAGEIDFVLVRESTEGLFYGRDAVLDPDADEAFNTMRISRECTEQVCRLAFQIARQRDGMKKVSLIDKANVLSSMVFFRKVFDEVAQEFPDCEADHVYVDASALFLVRDPKRFDVMVTENMFGDILSDLAAGLVGGMGMAPSGDIGDSAAVFQPSHGSAPDIAGRGIANPIAMHLSAAMMLDWFDDDNCKVGAKMIHAAITRVLADASKRTPDLGGSLSTSEMTDEILQAL
- a CDS encoding DMT family transporter — encoded protein: MSDRQRAVIVLIIVNAMWGATFPIMRALNLQVDDHFPLAEGSAWLRTASAAWMISIRFGLALVMFVILFRNTMKRVGKPHLLAGIALGSFFYCGLLLQVIGLGSISASRSGFLTSLAVVFTPLFSTVIRKRLPRRTVMAGVALALVGVTVLTEMVRVHPGGVSLASDVMERWSWGDSVTIVGALFFSAQIILIDYFGKRYESIAFTPGMFATVTILGAITFAGLNVRGPETAIQASWVDLIVQPQFFGLIGILGMFPSLLAFAWMNKYQPFLSATQAAVIYTTEPFFASTWAMFLPAVIAGSCGIAYANETFSWPLLIGGGLILAANVLALWPEPRRDGIG